The Vicinamibacteria bacterium genome includes a window with the following:
- the fmt gene encoding methionyl-tRNA formyltransferase gives MRLIFMGSGTFAVPSLEALARSEHDLVALVAQPDKPAGRGHRLRMPKTKSIAMSLGIPVHQPEKIRSEEAVILLNRLAPECITVVAYGQIIPRTILSIPPKGIVNVHGSLLPAYRGAAPIQWAIARGEVETGVTTMLMDEGLDTGPILLSKRIPIADDETTMTLEPKLADAGAELLLETLEGLQRGTIVPVTQDDSLASLAPRIKKEDARIDWDWPATRIDRCIRAFQPWPGAFVKRNGIALKLLEASPRAGRFDGSPGTIVSFEGDGLVVACGMQTALVVRRVQAPDRPAMSAAAFARGRRLTQGDSLV, from the coding sequence GTGAGACTGATCTTCATGGGGTCCGGCACGTTCGCCGTACCCTCGCTCGAGGCTCTGGCTCGCTCCGAGCACGACCTAGTCGCCCTCGTCGCTCAGCCGGACAAACCGGCCGGACGAGGACACCGGCTTCGCATGCCCAAGACGAAGTCGATCGCCATGTCGCTCGGCATACCCGTCCATCAGCCGGAGAAGATACGTTCCGAGGAGGCTGTAATCCTGCTGAATCGCCTGGCTCCCGAGTGCATCACCGTGGTTGCCTATGGTCAAATCATTCCCCGAACGATCCTTTCGATCCCGCCGAAAGGGATCGTCAACGTTCACGGCTCTCTCCTCCCTGCCTATCGCGGCGCCGCCCCAATTCAGTGGGCGATTGCCCGAGGCGAGGTGGAGACCGGTGTCACCACGATGCTGATGGACGAGGGCCTCGACACCGGGCCGATTCTTCTGTCGAAGCGCATTCCCATTGCCGATGACGAGACCACGATGACCCTCGAGCCAAAGCTTGCGGACGCCGGGGCCGAGCTCCTTCTCGAGACGCTCGAGGGGCTCCAACGAGGAACCATCGTGCCGGTCACTCAGGACGATTCCTTGGCGAGCTTGGCGCCGCGGATCAAGAAGGAGGATGCGCGGATCGATTGGGACTGGCCGGCGACGCGGATCGATCGCTGCATCCGGGCTTTCCAGCCGTGGCCCGGTGCTTTCGTGAAGCGCAATGGGATTGCGTTGAAGTTGCTGGAGGCGTCCCCGCGGGCCGGACGTTTCGACGGCTCCCCCGGTACCATTGTTTCCTTCGAGGGAGATGGGCTGGTCGTTGCCTGCGGGATGCAAACAGCGCTCGTCGTGAGGCGGGTTCAAGCACCCGACCGACCGGCGATGAGTGCGGCGGCGTTCGCGCGCGGTCGCCGCCTGACCCAAGGCGATTCTCTCGTTTGA
- a CDS encoding EAL domain-containing protein — translation MQMRRAAGQVIWDVPSSDPTEGRLSIQNFVLRRIAFGCSIPELMNETARVMESQGPRCSVAIHLVEMQTGQLEGGVSPSLPTDLVRSIESIRIADEWPVAIDTIDFGDIANQMDAVGRAHGLLLCHTHPALSSRGTLVAMASIFSGEPLARDAEFDSANETFSSLLGMGIERLRLIDRLRLAQAAVDLIQQPAVCIGEDSRVLYANEAVSRALGFTRVEMVAMKASELEIDADGASLRRLWEDSARFGHAQMETELKRKDGSLIPVRISTSYVRVGQDAYHCAVIGDTSELKKLEGKLRECEARFALAEERLRQDALRDDLTGLPNRSLFMEHLKRSLERSKRSARVYGFGVLFLDFDQFKRINDSLGHMVGDELLIAMARRLVLCVRPGDTVARLGGDEFAVLLANVVEITEAVRVADRIHQAFREPFLLHGLEILITTSIGIAMGSETYKRPEDVLHDADTAMYRAKAAGRARHEVFDNAMHRRALEQLRLEAELRRALSGNEFLLLYQPVVSLPSRVPVGVEVFARWRHPEKGLLTPFHFLNAAEASGLIIDLGWWVFTEACRQITDWSKGGHLTLHVNVSDKQLFQPDLVGRVEEVLKETGLSPARLVLDIPENVVMQKADSSVTILAQLKSLGLRIHMDDFGTGYSSLGYLHRFQIDVLKIDRSFVRHLRSGGDNWIAVRTIVSLAQNLGMDVIAEGVETEEQLDELLELGCAHGQGSLFCDPLPSDELRSILG, via the coding sequence ATGCAGATGCGGAGAGCGGCGGGGCAAGTCATCTGGGATGTCCCTTCTTCCGATCCCACCGAGGGGCGGCTCTCGATTCAGAACTTCGTCCTGAGGCGGATTGCTTTCGGCTGCTCCATCCCGGAGCTCATGAACGAGACCGCCAGGGTGATGGAATCGCAAGGCCCTCGGTGCTCGGTGGCCATTCACCTCGTGGAAATGCAGACGGGGCAGCTCGAGGGTGGCGTCTCCCCGAGCCTGCCTACCGATCTCGTCCGCTCGATCGAATCGATCCGAATCGCCGATGAGTGGCCGGTGGCGATCGACACCATCGATTTCGGTGACATCGCGAATCAGATGGATGCCGTCGGCCGAGCACATGGCCTCCTGCTCTGCCACACGCACCCGGCCCTTTCCTCTCGGGGAACGCTCGTCGCCATGGCGTCGATTTTCTCAGGCGAGCCGCTCGCGAGAGACGCCGAATTCGACTCGGCCAACGAGACGTTCTCTTCGCTTCTGGGCATGGGCATCGAACGTCTTCGCCTCATCGATCGTCTTCGCCTGGCGCAGGCGGCGGTCGATCTCATCCAGCAGCCCGCCGTTTGTATTGGCGAGGACTCCCGAGTCCTCTACGCCAACGAGGCTGTATCTCGCGCCCTGGGATTCACTCGCGTGGAGATGGTCGCGATGAAAGCGAGCGAGCTCGAAATCGATGCCGACGGCGCCTCTCTTCGACGACTGTGGGAGGACTCGGCAAGGTTCGGGCACGCTCAGATGGAGACCGAGCTCAAACGCAAGGATGGCTCTCTCATCCCGGTTCGCATCTCTACGAGCTACGTTCGAGTCGGGCAAGACGCCTATCATTGTGCCGTCATCGGCGATACCAGTGAGCTGAAGAAGCTCGAAGGAAAGCTGAGAGAATGCGAGGCTCGATTCGCGCTCGCCGAGGAAAGACTCCGCCAGGACGCCCTCCGGGACGATCTCACCGGACTTCCGAATCGCTCGCTCTTCATGGAGCACCTGAAACGCTCGCTCGAGCGGTCGAAGCGTTCGGCGAGGGTCTACGGGTTCGGCGTCCTGTTCCTCGATTTCGACCAATTCAAGCGGATCAACGATAGCCTGGGGCACATGGTGGGTGACGAGCTGCTCATCGCCATGGCGCGCCGGCTGGTTCTGTGCGTCCGTCCGGGGGACACCGTCGCCCGGCTGGGTGGAGACGAGTTCGCCGTCCTCCTCGCCAACGTCGTGGAGATAACCGAGGCGGTTCGAGTAGCCGATCGAATCCATCAAGCGTTTCGCGAGCCTTTTCTGCTCCATGGATTGGAGATTCTCATTACCACCAGCATCGGCATCGCGATGGGATCGGAGACTTACAAACGCCCCGAGGACGTCCTTCACGACGCCGACACCGCGATGTACCGGGCGAAGGCTGCGGGTAGGGCACGCCACGAGGTCTTCGACAATGCCATGCACCGGCGCGCTCTCGAGCAGCTTCGACTCGAGGCCGAGCTTCGGCGCGCCCTCTCCGGGAACGAGTTCCTGCTGCTTTATCAGCCGGTCGTCTCACTTCCCTCTCGAGTACCCGTCGGGGTGGAGGTGTTCGCGCGATGGCGCCATCCCGAAAAGGGCCTGCTCACCCCATTTCATTTCCTGAATGCGGCTGAAGCCTCCGGGCTCATCATCGATCTCGGTTGGTGGGTGTTTACCGAAGCATGCCGCCAGATCACAGACTGGTCGAAGGGTGGGCATCTGACCCTTCACGTCAACGTATCGGACAAGCAGCTTTTCCAACCCGATCTCGTGGGACGCGTGGAGGAAGTGCTCAAGGAGACGGGCCTTTCACCGGCTCGCCTCGTTCTCGACATCCCCGAGAACGTCGTCATGCAAAAGGCCGATTCGTCGGTCACGATCCTGGCGCAACTGAAGTCGCTCGGACTCCGGATCCACATGGACGACTTCGGGACGGGCTATTCTTCACTTGGATACCTTCATCGTTTTCAAATAGACGTCCTGAAGATCGACCGCTCCTTCGTTCGCCACCTGCGCTCGGGCGGAGACAATTGGATCGCGGTGCGAACCATCGTCTCTCTCGCCCAGAACCTCGGTATGGACGTCATCGCCGAGGGAGTCGAGACCGAGGAGCAGCTCGACGAGCTGCTAGAGCTCGGCTGCGCTCACGGGCAAGGCAGTCTCTTCTGCGATCCGCTTCCCTCCGACGAGCTTCGTTCCATCCTGGGCTGA
- a CDS encoding ankyrin repeat domain-containing protein: MSRQREGAIERRRVVASWAFLVVWCAACALDGRGGYTRLMRAAASGEAHSVRELLSNGHDPDAADENGNTALSLAAQFGRDEIVSILLEAGASLDLADREGGTPLMKAARFGREDVVRLLVAAGASTSRRDREGRTAIDWAVLGGHETLVQQMGGVESPD, encoded by the coding sequence ATGTCACGTCAACGCGAGGGCGCGATCGAGAGACGACGGGTCGTCGCGTCCTGGGCGTTTCTCGTCGTGTGGTGCGCGGCCTGCGCGCTCGATGGCCGAGGCGGCTACACCCGTCTAATGCGCGCCGCGGCGAGCGGTGAGGCTCACTCGGTGCGGGAGCTGCTCTCGAATGGCCACGATCCCGACGCGGCGGACGAGAACGGCAATACCGCACTTTCGCTCGCGGCGCAGTTTGGCCGGGACGAGATCGTCTCGATCCTTCTCGAGGCGGGGGCAAGTCTCGATCTTGCTGACCGAGAGGGCGGCACACCGCTCATGAAAGCCGCTCGATTCGGGCGCGAGGACGTCGTGCGGCTGCTCGTCGCGGCGGGCGCCTCGACGTCGCGACGTGACCGGGAGGGACGGACCGCGATCGACTGGGCGGTTTTGGGTGGACACGAGACGCTCGTCCAGCAGATGGGCGGTGTCGAGTCACCCGACTGA
- the def gene encoding peptide deformylase — translation MSLRPIVKFGAPPLEQPSEEVTTFDEELRQISKDMIETMYAAPGVGLAANQIGLTLRLMVIDITVGEDPKQVIVMANPVVLEQEGEQHEEEGCLSVPGFSGVVVRPAWVKVRGQNLDGEEVTMEGTGLLARAFCHEIDHLDGKLFLERLGALKRDLLKRKIRKRIRQGDW, via the coding sequence ATGTCTTTGCGGCCCATCGTCAAGTTCGGCGCCCCACCCCTCGAGCAGCCGTCCGAAGAAGTCACGACGTTCGACGAGGAGCTGCGGCAAATCTCGAAGGACATGATCGAGACGATGTACGCCGCGCCCGGAGTGGGTCTGGCAGCCAATCAAATCGGACTGACCCTTCGCTTGATGGTCATTGACATCACCGTCGGAGAAGATCCCAAGCAAGTCATCGTTATGGCGAACCCAGTGGTGCTCGAGCAAGAGGGCGAACAGCACGAGGAAGAGGGTTGTCTTTCCGTACCCGGATTCAGCGGAGTGGTGGTTCGACCCGCCTGGGTCAAAGTGCGAGGACAGAATCTCGACGGAGAGGAAGTCACGATGGAGGGGACGGGCCTCCTCGCCCGGGCTTTCTGCCACGAAATCGATCACCTCGACGGAAAGCTCTTTCTCGAGCGCCTCGGCGCCCTCAAACGAGACCTGCTCAAACGGAAGATCCGAAAGCGAATTCGCCAGGGCGACTGGTGA